The segment AATGCTGATTTTGTCAGACGTAGGTGTACAGGTTGCTTCTACGCTGACAGAGGAGCTCCGCTATGAAGCCAAACTACAAAATGCCAAGAAGACAGATGAACTCCGTCGGGTTATCATCGAAAAATTGGTGGATATTTACGAAAAAGATGGTCAATTCAGCGAGCAAATCAATTTCCAAGATGATTTGACTGTCATGCTCTTTGTCGGTGTTAACGGAGTTGGGAAGACGACGTCTATCGGTAAGTTAGCCTACAAGTACAAGCAGGCTGGCAAGAAGGTCATGTTGGTCGCAGCGGACACCTTCCGTGCGGGTGCGGTAGCCCAGCTGGTCGAGTGGGGTCGCCGTGTCGATGTGCCAGTAGTCACAGGACCTGAAAAGTCAGACCCAGCTAGTGTGGTTTTTGATGGGGTAAAACGTGCCGTGGCAGAAGGCGTGGATATTCTCATGATTGACACAGCAGGCCGCTTGCAAAATAAAGATAACCTTATGGCAGAGCTGGAAAAAATCGGTCGTATCATTAAACGAACACTTCCTGATGCACCGCATGAAACCCTCTTAGCACTAGATGCCTCGACAGGACAAAACGCCCTTAGTCAAGCCAAAGAATTTGCAAAAATTACTCCATTGACAGGTCTTGTTTTGACCAAGCTAGACGGTACTGCAAAAGGTGGTGTTGTCCTTGCCATCCGTCAGGAACTGGATATTCCAGTTAAGCTGATTGGTTTCGGTGAGAAAATCGATGATATCGGAGAATTCAAGTCTGAAGAGTTCATGCGTGGGCTTTTGGAAGGATTGGTGTAGAAAAAAGTCGTTAGTTCAACAAGAACTAGCGACTTTTTCTATCTGTATGCAACAGTGAGTAAATGGCAATATCCACAATACCACGATTATTTCGATCGGCTTGGCGGAGAGTTCCTTCATAGGTCATACCGACTTTTTCCATGACACGACCAGAAGGACGATTTTCACTATCGTGAACAGCCGTAATCCGTAAACAGCCGCCCTCTTCTAGTAGAAAGCGAGTGACTTCGGGCAGTATAGTCTTTTAGTTTACTTTTAGTACTAGGCAACGAGCTGCAGACAGTACTAGAGTACGGCAAAGCGAGTTAACGAAGTAATAAAAGAAAAACTAAATGACTAGATAGCCTTGGCCCCACCATTGTCTGCTAAACACCCAACCTAATTCAGCAGCTTGTACTCTCTCATCTAAGCTGACAACGGAAATATCTCCAATAGGTTGCTTACTTTCTTTGAGCTCAATTACCCACCTGTATGTTTTTTCCTGTGAATAGGATTGAAGACAGAACTGGACATAGTCTTCAGTATCTTGGAGTGTCTGATGAGTTGGCCAGGTCAGATAGGTGGTAACCTTTTCATCTGAAGTCCAGTTTTGGAAAACGGGCTCAACATCGCTTGCTTGAAAAGGGCGTAAAATCAGTCGTTCTGTTTCTAAAATCTGAGTTCCTTTATGTTGCATCTCATTTCCTCCTCAATAATGCCTCAATCCAGTCGGGTGCGTAGGCAGAAGTACAGCCTTTTGGAACTTTCATGTCCGCATAGACAGCCAATTCCTGACCGATTGCAAGGCCTTGTTCCAGATAGTTGGGATAGGCAACCGCAATCTCCACCAAGCATTGGTTCATGGTCCATTGGATAAGCGGGTCTGCGGTTTGCAAATGCTGGCGAATATGGTCTAGAGTTTCTTCAATTTCTTGATTTGAGGCAGTTCTTCCAGCAAAGTACTTGGCGCGGAGGAACCAGCCAATGCGTTGAAAAATGGCTGGTTTTTGGGCAAGCAAGGTTTCTTCCCAATCCCTACTGTCTTTTCGTTTGCTGAGAATGATAGAAGCTAGTTTGTCTAAGACATTGACAGAAACCTGTTCATCGAGGCAGTTTTCTAAATCCTCTAGGGTCAGTTGGTCGGGCTTATTTTTGGCAATTTGAATGGCTAAATATTGTGCCTCTAGGACACCTGTTTGCCAGAGTGGAGCAAACAAGTCCAGTCGATTTTTATAGGCCTTGGCGATACCAGAAATAGCTCCCATTGGAACGCCGTAGTAGGGCTTGGTTTCGCCAATTTTTTCATAACGCTTGAGGGTGCCAGCATGGCTGGCTGCTTCAAGTTGGGTGAGAATGGTGTTCATTTCAGTCATAAATATCTCCGAAAAAAAACTGGATTGCTCCAGTTTTTATATGTAGTCGTTTAGTTTGCTTTTAGTACAAGGTAACGAGGTGCAGGTTGCTAGAACAGCCTCTAGGCTGTTCTAGGTTGGAAATAAGACATGCGAAGCAAGTCACTTTCGTGGAGTACGGCAAAGCGAGTTAACGAAGTAATCAAAGATAAACTAAATGACTATTTCAATAAACCACGTTCACGGTACCAGACATCTGGCGTCCATACCCACTTGCAACCGTAGCTTTCTAGCAAATCAAATGCTGCCTCAGGTCCCATGGTTCCAGCTGGATAGGTGTGGAGTGGGACTTGGTTGCTTGCCCACAAATCAACAATGCGGTCAATCAAGCTCCAGCTTGCTTTCACTTCTTCCCAATGGCTAAAGTTAGTAGAATCACCATTTAGGACATCGAAAAATAGTTTTTCGTAGGCTTCGGGTGAATTTCCAAGAGCAGTTGCATTGTGGCGGAAGTTGAGTTTGGCAGGTGTAAGAGCGAAGTGGGAACCAACTTCCTTACCGTTGATAGAGAGCATAAAGCCTTCAGTTGGTTGGATGAAGATGGTCAATACATTGGCCTCAGAAGGCTGACCAAAAATATCTTCCGCATGCTTGAAGGTGATGGTCACGCGCGTGCCCTTTTCTGTCAGACGTTTACCTGTACGGAAGAAGAAAGGTACATCACGGAATCGGTCAGTATCAACGAAGAAGACACCTCCTGCAAAGGTTTCTGTCTGAGAAGCTTCGGCAATATTTGGTTCATCCAAGTAGCTAACGTAGTCTTTTCCGTCGATGGAACCTGCTGCATATTGACCACGGATGAAGTTGCGCTTGAGGTCTTCGTCAGAAGGCTGACGCAAGTGTTGGAAGACCTTGATTTTCTCAGCGCGGACATCTTCCTCCTTGAAGCTGGCTGGCTTATCCATTGCTAGAAGGGAAAGGACTTGAAGGGCATGGTTTTGCACCATGTCCTTCAAGGCGCCAGAATGATCGTAGTAGCTCCCACGATCCTCAACACCAATCGCTTCAGCAAATGTAATTTGGACGTTATCGATGTAATCGCGGTTCCAAATATGCTCAAAAATGATATTGGCAAAGCGAACAGCGAAGATATTTTGCACCATTTCTTTACCTAAGTAATGGTCGATACGGTAGATTTGGTCTTCATTGAAGGCTGCTGCCAATTCATCATTGAGTTTGGTAGCTGTAGCAAGGCTAGTTCCGAAAGGTTTTTCAATAATCAAGCGTTCAAAACCTTGTCCGTCAACAATCTGCTCAGATTTGAGGTGTTTGGCAATGGTTCCGAAAAATTCAGGCGCCATAGAGAGGAAGAAGACCTTGTTGTGCTGGGTATCGTATTTTTCACATAAGTCATCCTGCAATTTACGAAGAGCTATATAATGTTCCGTGTCATTGACATCATGGCTTTGGTAGTAGAAATGACTAGCAAATTCATGAGCTTGACGTGGTGTGTCAGGTAGATCACCCAGTGATTCAATGACGGTTTGCTCAAAAAATTCCTTGGTCCAGGGTCTACGAGCTGTACCGATAACTGCAAAATTTTCTCGGATGTGTCCGGCCTTATAGAGGCGAAATAAAGATGGGTAAAGTTTGCGTTTGGCAAGGTCGCCACTAGCACCAAAAATTGTAAACAATACATGTGATGACATAATTTCATTCCTATCTGTTGAATATCATTAATAGTATACCACAAATTGTCAGAAAATTCACTTTTTGAGTTGGGATTATTAGAAAACACGGTAGACATACGGGGAATCTGGCTGTTCAATCTGAACCATCGATTGTAATTCAAGTGTTGGGAGATTTTGTTTCAACGATGTGTGGTAGGAAACCTTGATTGTTCCTCTGGCTTTTACCCAAGTATTGTTAGGAAATTCTGTGGTAGCCCCCGTAGAGAGTAAGCCATATACCCCAGAATCAGCAATGCAGTGAATAATACCAAAGCGGAAAAGGAAAAATTGCTGGCTATTGTCAGGGTCATTGTAGACAAATCCAATCATTTCAATCGTTTTTCCTGAAAATTCCGTAGGATAGTCGTAGATTGCTTCCATCACTTCCATATAGTTTTCATTAGTAACGACAATGATTTCTTCAGCCAAGTATCTATCAGCAATTTCACGCATCTGGTTTTGATAGGCAGATTTTGTAAAATAAATAGAAGTATCAGGCTTGAGATACTGAACAGTCGTCCCTTCTTGGTTTTGTGTATTAGCATCGTTTTCTGCTGCTAGTGGGAAATGATAGCCCTTGGCAGCGACAGTTGTTGAATCCAGGCTTACCGTAGGAAAGAGCCAGGCTATAGCAAGAGGAATGAGCAATAGTCCAATGCTTGATAGTTTGGCAATTTTGCTTTTTAAATGGCTATGTACTCGAATTTCTTTTACCCAGACATACAATTGTACGATGGCAAGTATGAAAGATAAAACCATGGATAGATAGGCTAGATAGCTATAGTGCAGATTAATGTATTGGTCTAATTTTCCAGAAATATAGAGATACATGGTCATCTCAAAATAGCCAGCAAGAATTAAAAAACGAATCATACTACACCTCCAAGTATCAGACTATATCCCAAAATAACGAGAGTGATAGTAATGATAAAACCGGCTATAAATTTTCCCTTGAAATAATGTTTCATCATGAGCAAGTTTTTAACATCCACCATGGGTCCGATAACTAAGAAAGCCATTACTGGGGCGAATCCGAAGCTGGATAGTAGTGATGCACCAATAAAGGCATCGGCTTCAGAACATAGGGAAAGTAGAAAGGCCAGCAACATCATCAGTATAATAGCTGTTAATGGACTGTGACCGATGGTAGTCAGGACAGCGGTTGGAATATAGACTTGTACGAGACTGGCAAATAGACAACCCAAGACTAGGTAACGTCCCGTATCAAAAAATTCATCAATGGCATGAATAAGTGCGAAGCCAACTTTTTGCCAACTGGTTTTATCTGAATAATCATGCTGGTGATGGTCAAACTTGCTTCCTTTAAGAATTTGTCCTTTTACGAAAAAACCAAGAATGATTCCCAATACTAGGGATACAATGATGGCTCCTAGGGCTCTATAGAAGGCGAAAAGTAGGGAATTGCCAAAAGCGGTAAAGGTTGCAAAAAGGACGATAGGATTAATGACAGGCGCCGTTACTAAAAAGGGAACAGCAGTGTAACTTGGCACTTTTTTCTCTAATAGCCGATTGACAATAGGGACAATACCACATTCGCAAGACGGAAAAATGAAGCCGATAAAGGTTCCAAATAGAATGGCAAGAAACTTGTTTTGGGGTAAGAGTTTACGAACCTTATCTGGTGTTATAAACACATCGATAAAACCTGAAATAATAGCTCCAATCAAGACAAAGGGCAAGGCTTCAATCATGATAGACAGGGAAATAGCCCCCGCCTGTAGGACGGAGGTAGGTAATTGATCAAGACCAAACATATTATTTTTTATCCTGATTCAAGTTGTTTTTCTCGGAATTTTCTTTTGATTTTGAATCTGGATACTCAATTTCTTCCAATTTTTCAAATGAAGCAAATTCTTCCAGCATCTTTTCTAAATCATCTTGTCGTTTATAGGTTACAGCCATAGGGCACCTCCAAAAATTTTATATAAACATTATACATTTTTTGCTAAAAATTTTCTAAAGGAATCTGTTTTTATTGAAGCGCAAATATAGTTAGCACCCTCAAATCATGATATAATATTCTTATGAAAACAAGAATATCAGAATTAGTTAGCGTGCTCAATCAATACGCTAAAGAGTATTATCAATTGGACCAACCTAGCGTATCAGATGCAGAATATGATACGCTTTATCGTGAATTAGTAGAGCTAGAAACGGCTTATCCAGAACTGATTTTACCAGATAGTCCTACCCATCGGGTCGGGGGAAAGGTGCTAGACGGATTTGAAAAATATAATCATGTTTATCCTCTTTTTAGTTTGCAGGATGCCTTTTCTCGTGAAGAGTTAGAAGCTTTTGACCAGCGAGTTCGCAAGGAATTTCCTCAAGCAACATATATCTGTGAATTGAAGATTGATGGTCTATCTATTTCCCTGACCTATGAAGCGGGTAATTTAGTCGTGGGTGCTACACGTGGTGACGGTAGTGTCGGTGAAAATATCACAGAAAATCTCAAACGAGTGGCTGATATTCCTTTGACCTTACCCGAAGCTGTGGACATCACTGTCCGAGGTGAGTGTTATATGCCAAAGGCTTCTTTTGACCGTGTTAACAAACAGCGTCAGGAGGCTGGTGAAGCTGAATTTGCTAATCCGCGTAATGCAGCAGCAGGGACTCTCCGCCAGCTTGATACGGGAGTGGTGGCCCAGCGTGGTCTCGCTACCTTCCTCTACCAAGAGGCCAGCCCCTCTGAAGTGACTAGCCAGTCCGAAGTGCTTCGCAAGTTAGATGCTCTGGGATTTGTGACCAACCACGAATATTGCTTGGCGGAGTCGATTGATGACACGTGGGATTTTATTGAAAAAATAGCAGAGCGTAGAGATGATTTGCCCTATGAGATAGATGGTGTTGTCATCAAGGTAAATGATTTAGCTATACAAGAAGAACTAGGATTTACAGTAAAAGCGCCACGATGGGCAGTAGCTTACAAGTTTCCAGCTGAGGAAAAAGAAGCAGAAATCTTGTCGGTTGATTGGACTGTTGGCCGAACAGGTGTTGTGACACCAACTGCCAATCTTAGTCCTGTTCAACTGGCAGGAACGACTGTCAGTCGAGCGACCTTGCATAACGTAGATTATATCGCCGAAAAAGATATTCGTATTGGCGATACGGTCATTGTTTATAAGGCGGGAGATATTATTCCAGCAGTTCTGAAAGTGGTGGACAAGTATCGAAAAGAGCAAGAAATCATGCTCATTCCTAGTCATTGTCCGTCTTGTCAGAGCGACCTAAAACACTATGAGGACGAAGTTGCCCTCCGCTGTATCAACCCTATTTGTCCTAGCCAGCTGATGAGTAAGTTGGAACATTTTGCAAGTCGGGATGCCATGAACATCGCAGGGCTAGGGGCTTCAATCGTTGAAAAACTCTTTGGAGCAGGCTTGGTACACGATGTTGCTGATATTTATAAATTGACTGTTGATGACCTATTGACCTTGGAAGGTTTCAAAGAAAAATCAGCTGACAAGCTCTATCAAGCCATTCAAACTTCTAAGAGCAACTCAGCAGAACGCCTCCTATTTGGACTAGGTATTCGCCATGTAGGTAGTAAGGCAAGTAAGATTTTAGTAGAAAAATTTGGTGATTTAGAAACTCTAGCATTTACTGATCAAGAAGCAATTGCTTCGCTAGAAGGGCTTGGTCAGGTTATTGCTAAGTCTTTGACAACTTTTTTTGCTAGTGAGGGTGCGCAACAACTTTTAGCCGAACTTAAGGAAGCTAAGGTAAACTTAACCTATCTCGGACAAGTAGTAGATGAAAATGCTGCGCTATCGGGTATGACAGTTGTACTGACTGGTAAATTGGAGCGAATGAAACGAAACGAAGCCAAAGCCAAATTAGAAGCTTTAGGGGCAAATGTAGCGGGATCTGTTTCTAAAAAAACTAATCTTGTGGTTGCCGGAACAGATGCAGGCAGTAAATTGACTAAAGCACAGGAGCTAGGTATCGAAATTAAAGATGAGGCTTGGTTAGAGAGCTTGTAAAGGTAAAACGATGGAAGAAAGAAAACGTGCTAGACTAATATATAATCCGACCTCAGGTCAAGAAATCATGAAGAAAAATGTGGCCGAAGTATTGGAAATTTTGGAAGGCTACGGTTATGAAACTTCAGCTTTCCAAACAACTGCTGAGAAAGACTCTGCAAAGAATGAAGCTACACGTGCGGCGCTTGCAGGCTTTGACTTGATTATCGCGGCTGGTGGAGATGGAACGATCAATGAAGTCGTCAATGGAATTGCTCCGCTTGAAAAACGTCCGCAGATGGCCATCATACCGACTGGCACCACCAATGACTATGCGCGTGCTTTAAAAGTGCCCAGGGGAAATCCTGTAGAAGCAGCTAAGGTTATCGGTAAGCAGCAGACCATTTTAATGGATATTGGTTTAGCCAAAAATCAAAAAAATGGTTTTCATCAAGAACATTATTTTATCAACATTGCTGCGGCAGGTACACTTACGGAGTTGACCTACAGTGTTCCCAGTCAACTTAAGACCATGTTTGGCTATTTGGCCTATGTGGTAAAAGGAGCAGAACTCCTGCCACAAGTACAATTTACACCTGTTCGTGTAGAGCATGACGAGGGCGTGTTTGAAGGCTCGGTTTCAATGATTTTTGTTGCCTTAACCAATTCAATTGGTGGTTTTGAACAGATTGTTCCCGATGCTAAGTTAGATGATGGTAATTTTACCTTATTGATGGTTAAAACAGGGAATTTATTTGAAATTCTACATCTGATTCGTCAAGTCTTAGATGGTGGCAAACACATTGAGAGTGATTTAGTTGAATACATAAAAACAAAGAGCCTATCCATTGAAAATCTGAATCCAGATAACCGTCTACTGCTCAATCTAGATGGAGAGTTTGGTGGGGAAGCCCCTGTACGTCTGTACAACCTATCAAACCATATAGAGTTTTTCGCAGATACAGATCTGGTTTCTGACCATGCAATCACTCTTGATACTGATCAGATGAATCGAGAAGATATGGCCAAACGATTCATTGAAGAAACAGACCATATTGATGAAGCTATTAAATAGGAAGAAAAGATGAAATACTCTTTTCTTTTTATTTTACAAAAACGAATTAAACGCTTACAATGGCGGTATTTTCTTGACAAATAGATGTTTTAGGAGTATCCTTACATGGTATTAAATTTTAAAAGGAGAATTCGTTATGAGTTTAGGCGCATTGGCCCTTGGATTGGCCTGTCTTGGTGTAAGTATCGGTGAGGGACTGTTGGTGGCTTCATACCTTAGTTCGACTGCACGTCAACCAGAAATGCAAAGTAAATTGATGGCTGGTGTATTTTTGGGTGTTGCCTTTATCGAGGGAACTTTCTTCGTAACCTTGGCTATGACATTTGTCTTGAAATAGTAGAAAATAGAGAAATAGAAAAGGGGGGAACCTCCATTGGAAGAACATTTAAGTCCAACCCTTACCCTTGGTCCCGTAACCTTTGACCTGACCATGGTATTGGTTTCTGTCATTACCATTTCCATTATTTTCTTACTTGTTTTTTGGGCTAGTCGTCAGATGGAGCTCAAGCCTAAAGGAAAACAGAATGTTTTGGAGTACGTTTACGAATTGACCATCAATTTTACAAAAGGGAATCTTGGCGATGCGGAAGCAAAGCGGTATTCCTTGTTCTTCTTTACAGTCTTTACTTTTCTTTTGGTTGCCAATAATCTAGGTTTGATGACCAAATTGGAAACAGCAGAAGGACATAATTTGTGGACTTCTCCAACGGCCAATATGGCTTACGATTTCGGTTTGGCAACAATTGCAACAGTATTTTGTCATGTTGAGGGTATTCGTCGTCGCGGTTTCAAGGCATACCTCAAATCTTTTGTGACACCCTGGGCTATGGCTCCAATGAACATTTTGGAAGAAGTGACCAACCTTGTGTCGCTTGCTCTTCGTCTGTACGGTAACATTTATGCTGGTGAAGTGCTTGTCTCTCTTCTTCTACAATTATCTCAACAAAGTGCACTTGCATATCCAATTGCCTTTGCTCTGAACGTTGTTTGGACAGCATTTTCTGTATTCATTTCATGCTTGCAGGGATATGTATTTATCATGTTGGTATCTATGTACTTAAATAAAAAAATCAGTAGTGAGAGTGAATAGGAAAGGGAAAGACAACTATGGCAACAACTATTACAATGCAATCTAGTACCATTCTTGGAAACTTTATCTTGGTAACAGTCTCATTTGCAGTACTTATTATTCTTATTCGTGTTTTTGCATGGGATAAAATTACAGGTATTTTTGAAGAACGTGCCAATAAGATTGCGAACGATATTGATGCTGCAGAAGAAAAATTAACAGTAGCAGCAAACCTTGTTCAACAACGTGAAGATGAGTTGGTACAGGGACGTATCGAAAGTCAAAAGATTATTCAAGATGCGGTTGAACGTGCAAAACTAGAGAAAAAACGAATTTTAGAACAAGCTGAAGTTGAGGCTCAAGCTCTAAAAACAAAAGCGACAATGGAAATTGAAGCTGAAAAACGTGAGGCACAAGAAAACTTGCGCGTTCAAGTTGCTGAATTGGCAGTTGATCTTGCAAGCAAAATTATTTTGGAAGATTTGGACCAACAAGCTCATAGTAACTTGATTGACCGTTATTTGGACAAACTAGGAGACAAGTAGATGAACGCTAGAGAAAATGCCATCGTGCAAAAATATGCTCTATCATTTGTTGAAAAAGTCAGTGATCATGCAGATATTTGGGATATGTATGACCAGATTTCTGACTTGATTTCCATCATTCATGATAGTAAGCTGAATCGAATCTTGCTGTCAGCGACAGTATCGAGAGAAGAAAAGGCTGACTTTGTAAGGACGGTACGTCAATCTAGTTTCTGGCAAATCAATGACTTGATTGAAGATGTTATTCGTGATGGTCATGCAGACTTGCTTCTTGAAACCCTTGAGCGTGTCCAATTACAAATCAGTAAATTTAAAAATGAATTTGAAGCCCGTGTGGTTTCGGTCTATCCGTTGACAGAAGCTCAAAAAGAGCGTCTCCGTCACTTGGTAGAACAACGATTCTCCTTGCGTGTACGCAATATCACGGAAGAACTTGATCAAAGTCTCCTCGGTGGTTTTATTGTAACGGTTAACCATAAGGTAATCGATGCAAGCGTTCGGACACAGTTGAAGGACGTTAGAAAAAAACTTTAGAAAATAGAAAGTGGTGTTCTTTTGATTAATGCACAAGAAATTAGCGCTTTACTAAAACAACAAATTGAAGGCTTTCAGCCTGACTTTGACTACACAGAGACAGGTGTCGTAACCTATATCGGTGACGGTATCGCCCGTGCGCAAGGTCTTGACAATGCCATGAGTGGAGAGCTTTTGGTATTTGAAAATGGCACCATTGGTATGGCACAAAACTTAGAAACCAACGATGTTGGTATCATCATTCTTGGACAATTTACCGATATTCGTGAAGGATCAGTTGTTCGTCGTACTGGTAAAATTATGGAAGTACCAGTTGGTTCGGCTTTGATTGGTCGTGTCATCAACCCACTTGGTCAACCTGTGGATGGTCTTGGTGAAATTCGTACTAGTAAGACTCGTCCGATTGAATATCCAGCACCAGGTGTTATGCAACGTAAGTCGGTTAATGAACCGCTTCAAACTGGTCTTAAGGCTATTGACGCTTTGGTTCCGATTGGTCGTGGTCAGCGTGAATTGATTATCGGTGACCGTCAGACAGGGAAGACATCTGTAGCTATTGATGCTATTCTCAACCAAAAAGGCCAAGACATGATTTGTATCTATGTGGCTATCGGTCAGAAAGAGTCAACTGTTCGTACTCAGGTTGAAACCCTTCGTCAATATGGTGCTTTGGATTACACAATTGTAGTAACTGCATCTGCTTCACAACCGTCTCCATTGCTTTTCTTGGCTCCTTATGCTGGTGTTGCGATGGCAGAAGAGTTCATGTATGAAGGCAAACACGTCTTGATTGTTTACGATGATTTGTCAAAACAAGCGGTAGCTTACCGTGAATTATCTCTCTTGCTTCGTCGTCCTCCGGGTCGTGAAGCCTATCCAGGGGATGTATTCTACTTGCACAGTCGTTTGCTAGAGCGTTCAGCAAAGGTTTCAGATGAATTGGGCGGTGGCTCCATTACAGCTCTACCATTTATCGAAACACAAGCGGGAGATATTTCAGCTTACATCGCGACCAACGTGATTTCAATCACGGATGGACAAATCTTCTTGAAGGACGATTTATTCAACTCTGGTATCCGTCCAGCCATTGATGCGGGTTCTTCTGTATCACGTGTAGGTGGCTCTGCACAGATTAAGGCCATGAAAAAGGTTGCAGGTACCCTTCGTATCGACTTAGCTTCTTATCGTGAATTAGAAGCCTTTACTCAATTTGGTTCGGATTTGGATGCGGCTACTCAGGCCAAACTCAATCGTGGTCGTCGGACTGTGGAAGTGTTGAAACAACCATTGCATAAGCCGCTTCCAGTTGAAAAACAGGTTTTGATTTTGTATGCTTTGACAAATGGCTTCTTGGATTCAGTGCCAATTGATGATATTTTGGCATTTGAAGAAGAACTGTACGCATATTTTGATTTGCACTACGATGGTCTTTTGGATGTTATTCGTACAACAAAAGACCTTCCTGACACAGATGAATTGAATGCTGCTATCCAAGCTTTCAAAGACCAGTCTGTCTTTAAGTAAAGGAGTGAATAATGGCAGGTTCTCTCAATGAAATCAAGTCAAAAATTGCATCTACTAAGAAAACCAGTCAAATCACCGGTGCCATGCAGATGGTTTCGGCTTCTAAACTAGCCAAATCAGAGCAATTAGCGCAATCCTTTCAAATCTACGCTAGCAAGGTTCGTCAGATTACAACGGATCTCTTGCGTGGAGAATTGATGGCTTCAGATACAAGCAATCCAATGCTGATTCGCCGTCCAGTTCAAAAATCTGGTTATATTGTCATTACCTCTGACAGTGGACTAAAAGGTTCTTATAATTCCAGTATTTTGAAGGCTGTGATGGGGATGATTGAACAGGACCATGACTCGAAAGATGAGTATGAGATTATTGCTATTGGTAGTATGGGAGCTGATTTCTTCCGTGCTCGTGGTATCAATCCTGTCTTTGAATTGCGTGGTTTAGCAGACAACCCAAGTTTTGAAGAGGTTCAAAAAATCATTTCTAAGTCTGT is part of the Streptococcus suis genome and harbors:
- the ftsY gene encoding signal recognition particle-docking protein FtsY gives rise to the protein MGLFDRLFGQEKQEEQVALVEEVEREQSASSEDTVTTEVESTTQEMEEFQSEVAEPELTAEQEAQKQRTLDMMAQYYAAKEAAAARVKEAQEQGFDPAIQTKVKEEPVEEVAPVEQESEQDKYQRTLKKTRTGFGARLNEFFANFRSVDEEFFEELEEMLILSDVGVQVASTLTEELRYEAKLQNAKKTDELRRVIIEKLVDIYEKDGQFSEQINFQDDLTVMLFVGVNGVGKTTSIGKLAYKYKQAGKKVMLVAADTFRAGAVAQLVEWGRRVDVPVVTGPEKSDPASVVFDGVKRAVAEGVDILMIDTAGRLQNKDNLMAELEKIGRIIKRTLPDAPHETLLALDASTGQNALSQAKEFAKITPLTGLVLTKLDGTAKGGVVLAIRQELDIPVKLIGFGEKIDDIGEFKSEEFMRGLLEGLV
- a CDS encoding GNAT family N-acetyltransferase, coding for MQHKGTQILETERLILRPFQASDVEPVFQNWTSDEKVTTYLTWPTHQTLQDTEDYVQFCLQSYSQEKTYRWVIELKESKQPIGDISVVSLDERVQAAELGWVFSRQWWGQGYLVI
- a CDS encoding DNA alkylation repair protein, which encodes MTEMNTILTQLEAASHAGTLKRYEKIGETKPYYGVPMGAISGIAKAYKNRLDLFAPLWQTGVLEAQYLAIQIAKNKPDQLTLEDLENCLDEQVSVNVLDKLASIILSKRKDSRDWEETLLAQKPAIFQRIGWFLRAKYFAGRTASNQEIEETLDHIRQHLQTADPLIQWTMNQCLVEIAVAYPNYLEQGLAIGQELAVYADMKVPKGCTSAYAPDWIEALLRRK
- the zwf gene encoding glucose-6-phosphate dehydrogenase — its product is MSSHVLFTIFGASGDLAKRKLYPSLFRLYKAGHIRENFAVIGTARRPWTKEFFEQTVIESLGDLPDTPRQAHEFASHFYYQSHDVNDTEHYIALRKLQDDLCEKYDTQHNKVFFLSMAPEFFGTIAKHLKSEQIVDGQGFERLIIEKPFGTSLATATKLNDELAAAFNEDQIYRIDHYLGKEMVQNIFAVRFANIIFEHIWNRDYIDNVQITFAEAIGVEDRGSYYDHSGALKDMVQNHALQVLSLLAMDKPASFKEEDVRAEKIKVFQHLRQPSDEDLKRNFIRGQYAAGSIDGKDYVSYLDEPNIAEASQTETFAGGVFFVDTDRFRDVPFFFRTGKRLTEKGTRVTITFKHAEDIFGQPSEANVLTIFIQPTEGFMLSINGKEVGSHFALTPAKLNFRHNATALGNSPEAYEKLFFDVLNGDSTNFSHWEEVKASWSLIDRIVDLWASNQVPLHTYPAGTMGPEAAFDLLESYGCKWVWTPDVWYRERGLLK
- a CDS encoding TIGR03943 family putative permease subunit; its protein translation is MIRFLILAGYFEMTMYLYISGKLDQYINLHYSYLAYLSMVLSFILAIVQLYVWVKEIRVHSHLKSKIAKLSSIGLLLIPLAIAWLFPTVSLDSTTVAAKGYHFPLAAENDANTQNQEGTTVQYLKPDTSIYFTKSAYQNQMREIADRYLAEEIIVVTNENYMEVMEAIYDYPTEFSGKTIEMIGFVYNDPDNSQQFFLFRFGIIHCIADSGVYGLLSTGATTEFPNNTWVKARGTIKVSYHTSLKQNLPTLELQSMVQIEQPDSPYVYRVF
- a CDS encoding permease; the encoded protein is MFGLDQLPTSVLQAGAISLSIMIEALPFVLIGAIISGFIDVFITPDKVRKLLPQNKFLAILFGTFIGFIFPSCECGIVPIVNRLLEKKVPSYTAVPFLVTAPVINPIVLFATFTAFGNSLLFAFYRALGAIIVSLVLGIILGFFVKGQILKGSKFDHHQHDYSDKTSWQKVGFALIHAIDEFFDTGRYLVLGCLFASLVQVYIPTAVLTTIGHSPLTAIILMMLLAFLLSLCSEADAFIGASLLSSFGFAPVMAFLVIGPMVDVKNLLMMKHYFKGKFIAGFIITITLVILGYSLILGGVV
- a CDS encoding SPJ_0845 family protein, whose product is MAVTYKRQDDLEKMLEEFASFEKLEEIEYPDSKSKENSEKNNLNQDKK
- the ligA gene encoding NAD-dependent DNA ligase LigA, which codes for MKTRISELVSVLNQYAKEYYQLDQPSVSDAEYDTLYRELVELETAYPELILPDSPTHRVGGKVLDGFEKYNHVYPLFSLQDAFSREELEAFDQRVRKEFPQATYICELKIDGLSISLTYEAGNLVVGATRGDGSVGENITENLKRVADIPLTLPEAVDITVRGECYMPKASFDRVNKQRQEAGEAEFANPRNAAAGTLRQLDTGVVAQRGLATFLYQEASPSEVTSQSEVLRKLDALGFVTNHEYCLAESIDDTWDFIEKIAERRDDLPYEIDGVVIKVNDLAIQEELGFTVKAPRWAVAYKFPAEEKEAEILSVDWTVGRTGVVTPTANLSPVQLAGTTVSRATLHNVDYIAEKDIRIGDTVIVYKAGDIIPAVLKVVDKYRKEQEIMLIPSHCPSCQSDLKHYEDEVALRCINPICPSQLMSKLEHFASRDAMNIAGLGASIVEKLFGAGLVHDVADIYKLTVDDLLTLEGFKEKSADKLYQAIQTSKSNSAERLLFGLGIRHVGSKASKILVEKFGDLETLAFTDQEAIASLEGLGQVIAKSLTTFFASEGAQQLLAELKEAKVNLTYLGQVVDENAALSGMTVVLTGKLERMKRNEAKAKLEALGANVAGSVSKKTNLVVAGTDAGSKLTKAQELGIEIKDEAWLESL